The sequence below is a genomic window from Mycobacterium heidelbergense.
GGAGGTGCACGATGTCGTTCCTGTTCGCGATGCCGGAGTGGGTGTCGGCGGCGGCAACGGATCTGGCGGGTATCGGATCGACGATCAGCACGGCCAACGTTGCTGCGGCAGTCTCGACGACCGGGATCATGCCGGCGGCCCTCGATGAGGTGTCGGCGGGCGTCGCGGCGCTGTTCGGCGCGCACGGCCAGGCATACCAGGCGATCAGCGCCCAGGCGACGCAGTTCCACGAGCAGTTCGTGCAGGCCATGACCGCGACCGCGAGCGCGTACGCCAATGCCGAGGCCAACGTCGTGCAGACCCTGACGAGCACGATCGCCGCGCCCGCCCAGGCCGCGGCGGCCGCCGCGAGCGGGCCGGGCAACCTCTTGCAGCAACTCGAGGCCGCGGAGATCAACTTCAACACCAACCTGGTGAACGGCGAACTCAGCCTCAACCATTGGCTGCTGACCAACGAGGTCGGGCTCGAACAAGCCATCTTCGGCACCAACAGCGCCCTCAACGGTGTGATCAACCGCGGCTTCAACGCCGGCAACCTGCTGGTGGGCACGGGTGAGCAAGCGATCAACAGCCTGGTGGGCGCGCCGGCGCCGACGAGCTTGACCTCCAGCCTGCTGACAGGCAGCGCGGCGCAGGTCTTCAACAGCGGCGCGATCGGCGGCCCGCTGGGCTCCTTCGACCAGAGCCTGGTGGTCGGCGCCGACTTCGCCGGCCTCCTGCTGGGCAGCCAGCCCGGGCAGGCGCTGTTGAGCCTGCTGCCGGCATCCACCCAGGCGGCCTTGGCGAGCGCGCCGGCGAATTTCCTGAAGGGACTCGAGACGGCGCAGCTCAGCTTCAACAGCAACCTGATCGGCAGCGAGTTCGGCCTCAACAATTCGTTGCTCACCCACGAGCTGGGGTTGGAGCAGGCCATTTTCGGCACCGACAGCGCGCTCAACGGCACGGTCAACCGCGGCTTCAACGTGGGCAACCTGCTGCTGGGCACCGGCGAGCAGGCCTTCAACACCCTTTCGGGCGCCCAGGTCGCGCAGCCGGCCTTCTTCCAGAGCCTGCTCACCGGCACCGGACAGCAGGTCTTCAACAGCGGCCAGATCGGCGGCCTGGTGGGCGCCTTCGATCAGAGCCTGGCGGCTGGCTTCGACCTGGCCGGCCTGTTCGTGGGGAGCTAAGCCTGAGCTAAGCCCGGCTGCCGCCCCATGAGGGCGCACCGAGCCGGACGGACCGAAAGTAACGGATTAATGACAAATTAATCCGAGCGAATATCCACAAACTCGGTTAATGCAAATAGGCGTTTTCAGGACGCCATTTCGATACGCTGCCGCCATCGCGACACCCGCCCGATCGGGCCACGGGGGGATGGCGGTCAATTCGTGCTGAGCCGGGGAGGTATCGGTGTCCTTTTTCATTGCAGCGCCGGAGTTTATCGCCAATGCCGCAACGGATTTGGCGAGCATTGGTTCCACAATCGGTTCGGCCAACATCACGGCGGCCGCAGCGATAACGGGGGTGCTGCCCGCGGCCGCCGACGAGGTTTCGGCGCAAATTGCCGCGCTGTTTTCCTCGCATGGCGTGGGGTATCAGCAGCTGAGCGCGCAGGCGGAGGCGTTTCACGACCTATTCGTCCGGAATTTGACCGCGGGCGCGAGCACCTATGCGGCCGCCGAGGCCAATGTCGTGCAAACCCTGGCCGCCGCGGTCCCCGCGCTGGGGCTGAACGTGAGCGGTGGGCTGGCGGGGCTGGAGGCCAGCCTGAGCGCCGACGTTGCGGAACTCGGTGCCTCGCTCAACGCCGCGTTCTCGGGCGGCTTCGGAATCGCCCTGCCGGGCAACGTGAATGGTGCGCTCGCCGCCCTGGGCGGCTTCTTCGGCTTCAGCCCGAGCCTGGGTGTCAGCATCGGCGCCGGCCTCTCCGGGCTGGGCGCTCAGCTCAACGCCGCGCTGACCGGGGGCCTCAGCGTCGGGCTGCCCACGCTGCTGGTCAACGCGGTCGCACCCTTCCAGGCGCTGGTCACGGCGAGCTCACCGGCCGCGTTCCTCGCCCAGCTCCAGGCGATGGAAACCGCGTTCAACGGCGCCGTGCTCAACAACGAACTCGGCTTCAACGCGGCGCTGACCGCCCAGGAGGCGGCGTTGGAGACGGCCCTCTTCGGCGGCACCGGCGCCGTGGGCGGCGTGATCGACAGCACCTTGAACTTCTGGAACATGGTGCTGGGCACCGGTGAGGCGACGTTCGACAGCGTGTTGGGCGTGCCGTTCCCGGCGAGCTTTCTCGGCGCCAACCTGGTGGTCGGCCCGCTCAGCGGCGTCATCGGCGGCGGCGCGCTCGGCGGGCTGCTGGGCGCCGTGGACAACAAATTCCTGTTCGACCTCAACGTCATCGGCGCGGTGGCGAGCGCGTTGACCGGCAACGGGTCACTGCAGGCGTCCTTGGCCGCGGCCATCAATGGGCTGGGGTTGCAAGCCTCGTTGGGAGCGGCCCTCAACGGCTCGCTGTTCGCCGGGATCCCCGCCACCGGGGCGGCGTTGATCGCGGCGCCGATCGCCGGGTTGCAGGGGCTGGCGTCGGGCCAAATCGGCTTCCTCGGCAACCTGGTCACCGCGGAGACGGGCTTCAACACCAACCTGTTGGGCAGCGAGTTGTCTTGGGAAGCAAGCGTCTTCGGCCCCAACGCCTTCAACGGGGCGCTCAACCGGATCTTCAACGTCGGCAATCTGGCCTTGCTCACCGGCGAGCAATCCGTCAACAGCTTCGTGGGCGGGGCTCAGGTTCCGGCGCTGAATGCCGGGGCCTTCCTGACGGGCGGCGGCGGGGGCGTCTTCAACACCAACGGCGGCATCGGCGGCCTGGAGGGCATCGTCGACCAGACCCTGGCCGCCGGCGCCGATCTGGCCGGGCTCCTGTAGCGCGCGCCTGAGCGGTCGGCCCAACTTCTGGGGTCGATGTGGCGACCGTGACGCGGCACCGACGCCTGGCCCGGCGCGCCGAGATCTGCGTTGGCGTGGGAAAGTGCGAGTGGGCGCCGCGCTACCGTCGATCTCGGCGCAGGAAAGTAACTGCCTAAGGGGGCGGCCACCTCAGTGGTCAGCCCGCCGCCCGGGCGGGATCACGGTGTCGACGACGAGCGCCAGCTCCCGCCGGTTCGGCGGTTCCCCGGTGAGCAGGAAGTGCTGGTTGATCAACGCCGGTCCGATCCGCGCGGTGAGCGGCGTGATGGTGGCCGGGTCCAGGTCGCCGTCGTCGACGGCGGCCCGCAGGATCGATTCCAGGATCTTCAGGCGCGGGCCCACCACGGCGTCGGCGACGATGGCACGCAACTCGGGCTCGTGGACGAGCTGCCCGATGATGTCCATGCCCGGGAACCCCGTCTTTCCGGCCAGGAGATCGCGGTGCGACGTGAGCATGGTCAGCAGGTTCTCTCTGGCCGACCGGCCGGAGCGCAGCTCGGGCAGCGGCGGCAGCGCGTAAACCAGGGCGGCGTGCACCAGGTCGTGCTTGCTGCACCAGCGCCGGTACAGCGCCGCCTTGCCGGTGTGGGCGCGCGCCGCGATTCCCTCCATCGTCAGCCCGCCGTATCCGACCTCGGTCAGCTCGGCCAAGGCCGCCTCGTAGAGCGCGCGTTCGAGCACCTCGCCTCGCCGGCGGCTCCGGCCGCTACTCCGATTCGCTTGGGTGAGCTGCGACATTTCTCGATAGTAGCCGTTGGCGTTCCTATTCGCTGCGACCACGCGAACCAACGTCCGGGCGGATCACACGGGTAGGGTGCCTCCATGTCCGAGACCCCGCGGCTGCTGTTCGTCCACGCCCATCCCGACGACGAGAGCCTCAGCAACGGCGCCACCATCGCGCACTACGCCGCCCGCGGGGCGCAGGTGCGCGTCGTCACCTGCACGCTCGGCGAGGAGGGCGAGGTCATCGGCGACCGCTGGGCCGAGCTCGCCGTCGATCGCGCGGATCAACTCGGCGGCTACCGCGTCGGCGAACTCACCGCCGCGCTGCGGGCGCTGGGCGCCGGAGCGCCCAGCTACCTCGGCGGCGCGGGCCGATGGCGCGACTCGGGCATGCCGGGCACCCCAAAGCGCCGCCGCCAGAGGTTCATCGACGCCGACGAGCGCGAGGCCGTCGGCGCGCTGGTGGCGATCATCCGCGAGCAGCGCCCCCACGTCGTCGTGACCTACGACCCGGGTGGCGGCTACGGCCACCCCGACCACGTCCACGCCCATGCCGTCACGACGGCCGCGGTCGCCGCCGCCGGCACCGCCGACTACCCGGGCGAGCCGTGGACGGTCCCGAAGTTCTACTGGACGGTCGTGGCCGAAAGCGCGATCGAGACGGGCTGGCGGGCGCTGAATCCCGAAGACCTGCTTCCCGAGTGGAGGATTCCGCCGCACGAAGAGTTCGACTTCGGGTTTGCGGACTCCGACGTCGACGCCGTCGTCGAGGCCGGCCCGGAGGCGCGCGCCGCCAAGGCGGCCGCACTCGCCGCGCACGCCACCCAGGTCGTCGTCGGCCCGACCGGCCGGGCCTGCGCCTTGTCGAACAACGTGGTGCTGCCGATCCTCGCCGAGGAGCACTACGTTCTGGCGGCCGGCTCCGCGGGGGAGCGCGACGAGCGCGGCTGGGAAACAGATCTTCTGGCGGGACTTGGTTTCACCGCGTAACGCGGTAAGCTGCGAACCACGCAGCAAGGAAGGAACGCGCATGGACCCCGACATGGACCCCAACATGCAGCACTGGCAGGACCGGCTCGACAGCCTGCAGTGGGTTCTCGGCTCCATCCTCTCCAACATCGACAGCATCCCGACCTGACCGAAACCAAACCACGCACCGCGCCGGTTCACGACAGCGCCGCTACAGACCCGGCAATTCGGTTCGTTGTTTTGGCGCTGTTGGCTGTCGACGGGGTTCTCTCCGCACTGGCCGG
It includes:
- a CDS encoding PE family protein; this translates as MSFLFAMPEWVSAAATDLAGIGSTISTANVAAAVSTTGIMPAALDEVSAGVAALFGAHGQAYQAISAQATQFHEQFVQAMTATASAYANAEANVVQTLTSTIAAPAQAAAAAASGPGNLLQQLEAAEINFNTNLVNGELSLNHWLLTNEVGLEQAIFGTNSALNGVINRGFNAGNLLVGTGEQAINSLVGAPAPTSLTSSLLTGSAAQVFNSGAIGGPLGSFDQSLVVGADFAGLLLGSQPGQALLSLLPASTQAALASAPANFLKGLETAQLSFNSNLIGSEFGLNNSLLTHELGLEQAIFGTDSALNGTVNRGFNVGNLLLGTGEQAFNTLSGAQVAQPAFFQSLLTGTGQQVFNSGQIGGLVGAFDQSLAAGFDLAGLFVGS
- a CDS encoding PE family protein — translated: MSFFIAAPEFIANAATDLASIGSTIGSANITAAAAITGVLPAAADEVSAQIAALFSSHGVGYQQLSAQAEAFHDLFVRNLTAGASTYAAAEANVVQTLAAAVPALGLNVSGGLAGLEASLSADVAELGASLNAAFSGGFGIALPGNVNGALAALGGFFGFSPSLGVSIGAGLSGLGAQLNAALTGGLSVGLPTLLVNAVAPFQALVTASSPAAFLAQLQAMETAFNGAVLNNELGFNAALTAQEAALETALFGGTGAVGGVIDSTLNFWNMVLGTGEATFDSVLGVPFPASFLGANLVVGPLSGVIGGGALGGLLGAVDNKFLFDLNVIGAVASALTGNGSLQASLAAAINGLGLQASLGAALNGSLFAGIPATGAALIAAPIAGLQGLASGQIGFLGNLVTAETGFNTNLLGSELSWEASVFGPNAFNGALNRIFNVGNLALLTGEQSVNSFVGGAQVPALNAGAFLTGGGGGVFNTNGGIGGLEGIVDQTLAAGADLAGLL
- a CDS encoding TetR/AcrR family transcriptional regulator, translating into MSQLTQANRSSGRSRRRGEVLERALYEAALAELTEVGYGGLTMEGIAARAHTGKAALYRRWCSKHDLVHAALVYALPPLPELRSGRSARENLLTMLTSHRDLLAGKTGFPGMDIIGQLVHEPELRAIVADAVVGPRLKILESILRAAVDDGDLDPATITPLTARIGPALINQHFLLTGEPPNRRELALVVDTVIPPGRRADH
- the mshB gene encoding N-acetyl-1-D-myo-inositol-2-amino-2-deoxy-alpha-D-glucopyranoside deacetylase is translated as MSETPRLLFVHAHPDDESLSNGATIAHYAARGAQVRVVTCTLGEEGEVIGDRWAELAVDRADQLGGYRVGELTAALRALGAGAPSYLGGAGRWRDSGMPGTPKRRRQRFIDADEREAVGALVAIIREQRPHVVVTYDPGGGYGHPDHVHAHAVTTAAVAAAGTADYPGEPWTVPKFYWTVVAESAIETGWRALNPEDLLPEWRIPPHEEFDFGFADSDVDAVVEAGPEARAAKAAALAAHATQVVVGPTGRACALSNNVVLPILAEEHYVLAAGSAGERDERGWETDLLAGLGFTA